In a single window of the Caproicibacterium sp. BJN0003 genome:
- a CDS encoding L-lactate dehydrogenase: MKTKKVGIIGLGHVGAHVAYSIAVQGIADEIVLVDQNESKVKSECQDLIDSVAYLPHRIKVTVGGFADLGDCDIIVNSVGNIDLLRGNNNRLMEMDFTIAAVNGYVDKIKASGFDGVLINISNPCDIVTRQLALGLKLPRGRVFGTGTGLDTARLISALAEQTGIDHKSITAYMLGEHGSDQFAPWSCVSFRGKSLDEWAKTDKRFQFDRDEMQKYAIGAGWRTFSGKFCTEYAIATTAARMVHIVFHDEKQILPVSCELCGEYGESGLFVGVPAVIGATGAEEVVELSLNTQEKEKFHHCCEQIKKNMEHLKEIK; encoded by the coding sequence ATGAAAACAAAGAAAGTCGGCATTATTGGTCTAGGACATGTGGGCGCTCATGTCGCATACAGCATCGCTGTTCAGGGAATTGCGGATGAAATTGTTTTGGTCGATCAGAATGAAAGCAAAGTAAAAAGTGAATGTCAAGATTTGATTGACAGCGTTGCCTATCTTCCTCATCGAATTAAAGTCACTGTCGGCGGCTTTGCAGACCTTGGGGATTGTGATATAATTGTAAATAGTGTTGGTAATATCGATCTGCTCCGCGGCAATAACAATCGTCTGATGGAAATGGACTTTACCATCGCCGCAGTAAACGGCTACGTTGATAAAATCAAAGCTTCTGGTTTCGATGGAGTCTTAATTAATATTTCTAATCCTTGCGATATTGTTACCAGGCAGCTGGCTCTTGGACTCAAACTTCCGCGCGGCCGCGTATTTGGAACTGGAACCGGCCTTGATACGGCCAGATTAATTTCAGCTTTGGCCGAACAAACCGGAATCGATCATAAATCCATTACCGCTTATATGCTTGGAGAACATGGCAGCGACCAATTTGCACCGTGGTCTTGTGTATCTTTCCGCGGTAAATCCCTGGATGAGTGGGCAAAAACGGACAAACGATTCCAATTTGACCGCGATGAAATGCAAAAATATGCAATTGGCGCGGGCTGGCGTACATTCAGTGGAAAATTCTGCACCGAATACGCGATTGCCACCACTGCCGCAAGAATGGTTCACATTGTTTTTCATGACGAAAAGCAGATTCTTCCGGTAAGCTGTGAACTCTGTGGGGAATATGGGGAATCCGGGCTTTTCGTCGGTGTTCCTGCTGTAATTGGAGCAACTGGCGCAGAAGAAGTCGTAGAGCTGTCGCTGAATACTCAAGAAAAAGAAAAGTTCCATCATTGCTGCGAACAGATCAAAAAGAACATGGAACATTTAAAAGAAATTAAGTGA
- a CDS encoding acyl-CoA thioesterase: METRPSKHVSESTVVQTQIVLSSHINGAKRLFGGQLVEWIDVVAGVVARRHSHCNTTTASIDNLQFKEAVHINDTVLLFGKITYVGKTSMEVQVDSYVEELDGSRKLVNTAHFVMVALDKDEHPTMVPSLIVETDEEKAAWKAGEKRDALRRQRRIEQY, encoded by the coding sequence ATGGAAACAAGACCTTCAAAGCATGTCTCAGAATCTACAGTCGTACAGACACAAATTGTTTTAAGCAGCCATATTAATGGTGCTAAAAGACTCTTCGGCGGACAATTAGTAGAATGGATTGACGTTGTTGCAGGAGTTGTTGCGCGCAGGCACTCCCATTGCAATACGACTACCGCTTCTATTGATAATCTTCAATTTAAAGAAGCTGTACATATTAACGACACCGTTCTGTTGTTTGGAAAAATCACCTATGTTGGAAAAACCTCTATGGAGGTTCAAGTAGACAGTTATGTCGAAGAACTGGATGGAAGCCGAAAGCTTGTGAATACCGCTCACTTTGTAATGGTTGCACTGGATAAGGATGAACATCCGACTATGGTTCCTTCTCTGATTGTCGAAACAGACGAAGAAAAAGCGGCATGGAAAGCCGGAGAAAAAAGAGACGCTTTGCGTAGACAGCGCCGAATCGAGCAATATTGA
- a CDS encoding V-type ATP synthase subunit F, whose amino-acid sequence MRFYLISDNVDTQEGMRLAGIDGVVVHKAEEVQKALDDAIKMDDVAVILITATLLQLCPEKIYTLKLKMKKPLIVEIPDRHGNGRTKDSISEYVREAIGVKI is encoded by the coding sequence ATGCGCTTTTATCTAATCAGCGATAACGTTGATACGCAAGAGGGTATGCGGCTTGCGGGAATTGATGGAGTCGTCGTACACAAGGCCGAAGAAGTACAAAAGGCTTTGGACGACGCAATCAAAATGGATGATGTAGCAGTTATTTTAATCACTGCTACCTTATTACAGCTTTGTCCGGAAAAAATCTATACCTTAAAATTAAAAATGAAAAAACCACTGATTGTAGAAATTCCGGACCGCCATGGAAACGGACGTACAAAAGACTCTATTTCCGAATATGTCCGCGAAGCCATCGGGGTAAAAATTTAA
- a CDS encoding V-type ATP synthase subunit A codes for MSRNVIFGINGPVVTVKDTKDFSMMEMVYVGTQKLVGEVIGITDDRTTIQVYEETTGLRPGELITGTGFPMNVTLGPGILDNIFDGIERPLKAIADSSGAFIARGCNVPALDQERKWDMTLKVKQGDKASPGQIYATCPETPAIEHRCLVPPALSGTFTKVMENGSYRVNDTIAEITDEEGTVHPLTLCQHWPIRTPRPVKERQPSFVPLITGQRVIDTLFPIAKGGAAAIPGGFGSGKTMTQHQLAKWCDADIIVYVGCGERGNEMSQVLEEFGALIDPKSGRPMTDRTVLIANTSNMPVAAREASIYTGVTLCEYYRDMGYHVAMMADSSSRWAEALREISGRLEEMPAEEGFPAYLPSRLAEFYERSGLVKNLNESEGSVTLIGAVSPAGGDFSEPVTQNTKRFTRCFWALDKSLAYARHYPAINWMESYSEYINDLNPWYEKNIGPEFIKYRSEISSILLEENKLMEIVKLIGADVLPDDQKLVIEIAKVIRVGFLQQNAFHPEDTYVPLEKQKRMMEVILHLYHKAKELVTTNIPISGLVQSGLFDKIIKMKYDVPNNKLELFDQYLSEIDKTISGLVMNS; via the coding sequence ATGAGTAGAAATGTGATTTTCGGCATTAACGGTCCGGTCGTCACCGTAAAAGACACCAAAGACTTTTCCATGATGGAAATGGTCTATGTAGGAACACAAAAACTTGTCGGTGAAGTAATTGGCATTACCGACGACCGCACCACAATCCAGGTTTATGAAGAGACCACCGGACTTCGCCCGGGTGAACTGATCACTGGAACCGGGTTTCCGATGAATGTAACGCTTGGCCCTGGAATTCTGGATAATATTTTTGATGGAATTGAACGTCCCTTAAAAGCGATTGCAGATTCTTCCGGCGCATTTATTGCGCGCGGCTGTAATGTGCCTGCACTCGATCAGGAACGTAAATGGGATATGACCCTAAAAGTAAAGCAGGGCGATAAAGCTTCTCCTGGACAAATTTATGCTACCTGCCCGGAAACACCGGCAATTGAACACCGCTGCCTCGTACCCCCCGCCCTTTCTGGCACGTTTACAAAAGTGATGGAAAACGGCAGCTACCGGGTCAACGATACAATTGCAGAAATTACTGATGAAGAGGGTACTGTTCACCCGCTGACTCTCTGTCAGCACTGGCCGATTCGGACCCCACGTCCTGTAAAAGAGCGGCAGCCAAGTTTTGTGCCACTGATCACCGGCCAACGTGTCATTGATACGCTGTTCCCAATTGCAAAAGGTGGTGCAGCAGCAATTCCTGGCGGTTTTGGTTCCGGAAAAACAATGACACAACATCAACTTGCAAAATGGTGCGATGCAGATATCATTGTTTATGTTGGCTGCGGAGAACGTGGAAATGAAATGAGTCAGGTTCTGGAAGAATTCGGCGCTCTAATTGACCCAAAAAGTGGACGTCCGATGACTGATCGTACCGTTCTGATTGCAAACACCTCCAATATGCCGGTTGCTGCCCGTGAAGCGAGTATTTATACTGGTGTAACACTCTGTGAATACTACCGTGATATGGGCTATCATGTGGCAATGATGGCGGATTCTTCTTCACGTTGGGCAGAAGCTCTGCGTGAAATCAGCGGCCGTTTGGAAGAGATGCCTGCTGAAGAAGGATTTCCAGCCTATCTGCCTAGCCGTCTGGCAGAATTTTATGAACGCTCTGGTCTTGTGAAAAACCTAAACGAAAGCGAAGGCTCCGTTACATTAATCGGCGCTGTTTCGCCTGCAGGCGGTGATTTTTCTGAACCGGTTACTCAGAATACCAAACGTTTTACCCGCTGCTTCTGGGCACTGGATAAATCACTTGCCTATGCGCGTCATTATCCTGCTATCAACTGGATGGAAAGTTATTCGGAATATATCAACGATTTAAATCCATGGTACGAAAAAAATATTGGCCCGGAATTTATTAAATATCGTTCTGAAATCAGCTCCATTCTGTTGGAAGAAAACAAGTTAATGGAGATCGTAAAATTGATTGGTGCGGATGTACTGCCGGATGACCAAAAGTTAGTTATTGAGATTGCAAAAGTCATTCGTGTTGGTTTTCTGCAGCAAAATGCTTTTCATCCGGAGGATACTTATGTTCCACTGGAAAAGCAAAAGCGCATGATGGAAGTCATTCTCCATCTCTATCATAAGGCAAAGGAATTGGTCACCACCAATATCCCGATTTCTGGTCTGGTACAGTCTGGCCTGTTCGATAAAATCATTAAGATGAAATACGATGTTCCAAATAATAAATTGGAACTTTTCGATCAATACCTGTCCGAAATTGATAAAACCATTTCCGGACTCGTGATGAACTCTTAA
- a CDS encoding NAD(P)/FAD-dependent oxidoreductase — translation MRYRISSLSLPLSYRQEDLFKLAARSLQIPPKEIHHLELTKKSVDARHKNQIHFICTVEVEVDRKVPGISRNSKITEAVPYRYVLPESKPLVTRPVIAGFGPAGLFAALILAKSEQRPIVLERGAPVEERQKSVQDFWKTGVLNPESNVQFGEGGAGTFSDGKLNTGTKDIRIRYVLEQFVSAGAPECILWEAKPHIGTDLLPKTIQTLRNQILSLGGEVHFHSRVDGFLRNSDGSLKGIRVHSLSGSSEIPCEQLILAVGHSARDTFSMLLKEGALLEPKPFAVGARIEHLQQKINESQYGTFFKEPALGAADYRMAVHLENGRGVFTFCMCPGGTVVAAASEEGRVVTNGMSAFARDGKNANSALLVGITPQDFGSDHPLSGIEFQRKLESAAFLAGGGAYLAPCQRVGDFLNGRKTDSFGTVEPTYPRGVQPANLQECLPKFLCEAMGEGILRMDRKLHGFSDPDALLTAVESRSSSPVRIVRGENYESVSIPGLYPCGEGAGYAGGIVSAAVDGIRCAEKILQKTMD, via the coding sequence ATGAGATATCGAATTTCATCACTGTCGCTGCCTCTTTCTTATCGGCAGGAGGATCTTTTTAAGTTAGCAGCGCGCAGTTTGCAGATCCCTCCTAAAGAAATTCATCATTTGGAACTCACCAAAAAATCAGTAGATGCACGCCATAAAAATCAGATTCATTTTATTTGTACGGTAGAAGTGGAAGTTGATCGTAAAGTTCCTGGAATTTCCCGCAATTCAAAGATAACGGAGGCAGTTCCTTATCGTTATGTTTTGCCTGAAAGTAAACCGCTTGTTACGCGTCCAGTAATTGCTGGCTTTGGTCCTGCGGGACTATTTGCTGCCCTGATTTTAGCAAAGTCGGAACAACGTCCCATTGTTTTGGAACGCGGAGCTCCGGTAGAAGAACGGCAGAAATCAGTACAGGATTTTTGGAAGACCGGTGTGCTGAATCCAGAAAGCAATGTTCAATTTGGAGAAGGCGGAGCAGGAACTTTTTCCGATGGAAAACTGAATACTGGAACGAAAGATATTCGGATTCGTTATGTTTTGGAACAATTTGTTTCGGCAGGAGCGCCGGAGTGTATTTTATGGGAGGCAAAACCGCATATTGGGACGGACTTGCTGCCCAAAACCATTCAAACTTTGCGAAATCAAATCCTGTCTTTAGGCGGAGAAGTGCATTTCCATAGTAGAGTGGATGGATTTTTGCGCAATTCTGACGGGTCTTTAAAGGGAATACGAGTTCATTCTTTGAGTGGATCTTCTGAAATTCCGTGTGAACAGCTGATTTTAGCAGTTGGGCACAGTGCACGGGATACCTTTTCGATGCTTTTGAAGGAAGGCGCTCTTCTGGAACCAAAACCGTTTGCGGTTGGTGCGAGAATTGAACACTTGCAGCAAAAAATTAATGAGAGCCAATATGGTACTTTTTTCAAAGAACCAGCTTTGGGGGCAGCTGATTATCGCATGGCGGTCCATTTGGAGAATGGACGCGGCGTTTTTACCTTTTGTATGTGTCCCGGTGGCACAGTTGTTGCAGCTGCCAGTGAAGAGGGAAGAGTCGTTACAAATGGAATGAGTGCCTTTGCGAGAGATGGTAAGAATGCGAATTCAGCGCTTTTGGTTGGAATTACACCGCAGGATTTTGGAAGCGATCATCCGCTTTCCGGCATTGAATTTCAGCGAAAATTAGAAAGTGCGGCGTTTTTAGCAGGAGGTGGTGCTTATTTGGCGCCGTGTCAGCGTGTAGGGGACTTTTTAAATGGCAGAAAGACAGATTCTTTTGGAACCGTCGAACCAACTTATCCAAGAGGAGTCCAGCCGGCAAATTTACAGGAATGCCTTCCAAAATTTCTCTGTGAGGCAATGGGAGAAGGAATCCTTAGAATGGATCGGAAACTGCATGGATTTTCCGATCCGGATGCTTTGCTAACGGCAGTAGAATCTCGTTCTTCTTCGCCAGTTCGGATTGTGCGTGGAGAAAATTATGAATCTGTTTCGATTCCGGGGCTTTATCCATGCGGAGAAGGCGCCGGATATGCAGGTGGAATTGTTTCTGCAGCAGTTGATGGGATTCGCTGTGCAGAAAAAATTCTTCAAAAAACAATGGACTAA
- a CDS encoding V-type ATP synthase subunit D gives MAITTVPTKGNLLATKRTLSLSQTGFELLDRKRNILIREMMQLISRANEIQSKIDNVYEEAYSALQKANITLGIGVDLARTVPLDNSLKLSFRSVMGVEIPIVTINDPQEKQEIPFGLSQTNSSLDLAFSKFQEVKYLTAELAEVENSVYRLADSIKKTQKRANALKNIMIPRFQKAVKFISDALEEKDREEFSRLKVLKAKKERQKLQKQKT, from the coding sequence ATGGCAATCACAACCGTTCCGACAAAAGGTAATCTTTTGGCTACCAAGCGTACGCTCTCCCTTTCGCAGACCGGTTTTGAGCTGCTTGACCGTAAACGCAACATCTTGATTCGCGAGATGATGCAGCTAATTTCCCGTGCCAACGAGATTCAGAGTAAGATTGACAATGTTTATGAAGAAGCATATTCCGCTCTGCAAAAAGCAAACATTACATTGGGAATTGGAGTTGATCTAGCTCGTACGGTTCCTCTGGATAACAGTTTAAAGCTGTCTTTCCGGAGTGTCATGGGCGTAGAAATTCCGATTGTTACGATTAACGATCCTCAGGAAAAACAAGAAATTCCCTTTGGACTTTCTCAGACAAATTCATCGCTCGATCTTGCTTTTTCAAAATTTCAAGAAGTCAAATATTTGACTGCAGAACTTGCTGAGGTGGAAAACAGTGTCTATCGCCTTGCAGATTCTATTAAAAAGACACAGAAACGTGCAAATGCACTGAAAAACATTATGATTCCCCGCTTTCAAAAAGCTGTAAAATTTATTTCAGATGCACTTGAAGAAAAAGACCGAGAAGAATTTTCAAGACTGAAAGTTTTAAAGGCCAAAAAAGAGCGACAAAAACTTCAAAAACAAAAAACATAA
- a CDS encoding V-type ATP synthase subunit E, with the protein MKTNPSAAPADTSAPATVNHEDFHVGKFYEAINQYASEQRQKIKQEILDYKQKELEKATDQVLQEAYEMIQKEMANMTASIAREMAKKELEGRQALLKRRKAITEEVFNSAAKKLLDYANGAEYPEYLKKCALKMKPLFTVGDTVIYLREEDKKYEDLLEPLFGRCIFRIDRKIRLGGFWAESNTQGIVADETFDSLLENQRKWFAENTHMEIV; encoded by the coding sequence ATGAAAACAAATCCTTCCGCAGCCCCAGCCGATACTTCGGCACCAGCTACGGTAAATCATGAAGATTTCCACGTTGGAAAATTTTATGAGGCAATTAACCAATATGCCAGCGAACAACGCCAAAAAATCAAACAGGAAATCTTAGATTATAAACAAAAAGAACTCGAGAAAGCAACCGACCAGGTTCTACAAGAGGCCTACGAGATGATTCAGAAGGAAATGGCCAACATGACCGCCTCTATCGCTCGTGAAATGGCAAAAAAAGAACTAGAAGGCCGGCAGGCACTATTAAAGCGTAGAAAAGCAATTACTGAAGAAGTCTTTAACAGCGCTGCAAAAAAGCTTTTGGACTACGCAAACGGAGCAGAATATCCTGAATACTTAAAGAAGTGTGCACTAAAAATGAAACCACTCTTTACAGTAGGAGATACTGTAATCTATCTGCGGGAAGAAGATAAAAAATATGAGGACCTTTTAGAGCCGCTTTTTGGTCGTTGTATCTTCCGTATAGACCGAAAAATTCGGCTCGGCGGTTTTTGGGCTGAAAGCAATACGCAAGGAATTGTTGCTGATGAAACTTTTGATTCTCTCTTGGAAAATCAGCGCAAATGGTTTGCGGAAAATACCCATATGGAAATAGTATGA
- a CDS encoding ATP synthase subunit C: protein MTAILLAVPVIFLIGSVMWAVRAVNHGKKPRTALMTQIFSCLLVGVVTLAIPMTAHAADAVASSANGLVAIAAGLAVGIAGVGGGIAVGPSAAAAIGACSEDSKNFGKAIIFVALGEGIALYGLLIAILLFTKV, encoded by the coding sequence ATGACTGCAATTTTATTAGCTGTTCCAGTAATCTTTTTAATTGGCTCTGTAATGTGGGCTGTCCGCGCGGTAAACCACGGAAAAAAGCCCCGTACTGCTCTAATGACGCAGATTTTCTCCTGCCTTTTGGTCGGTGTCGTTACCCTGGCAATCCCAATGACCGCCCATGCAGCAGATGCCGTTGCTTCCAGCGCTAACGGTCTGGTAGCAATCGCTGCCGGCCTCGCGGTTGGTATTGCCGGCGTCGGCGGCGGAATCGCAGTTGGCCCCAGTGCTGCTGCAGCAATTGGTGCCTGCAGTGAAGATTCTAAGAATTTTGGTAAAGCAATCATCTTCGTTGCATTAGGCGAAGGCATTGCGCTGTATGGTCTGCTGATTGCAATTCTGCTCTTTACGAAGGTGTGA
- a CDS encoding DMT family transporter: MFAVIFAIIAGAAMSFQGVFNTRLSDHIGLYESNVLVQGIAFLCSVIVLIFFGTGNFSAVGEASKLDLLGGALGVVITVTVMLAMKGLGATIAVSIILIAQLLTAAVVDAFGLLNEEKIPFTWQKILGLILMVGGVMLLKYKLPT; encoded by the coding sequence ATGTTTGCAGTTATATTTGCCATCATTGCTGGGGCTGCAATGAGTTTTCAGGGGGTATTTAATACACGTCTGAGTGATCATATTGGACTTTATGAATCGAATGTACTAGTGCAAGGAATTGCATTTTTGTGTTCTGTGATTGTTCTGATCTTTTTTGGGACCGGAAATTTTAGTGCGGTTGGGGAAGCAAGCAAGCTGGACCTTCTCGGAGGAGCTTTGGGAGTTGTCATCACAGTTACCGTTATGCTGGCGATGAAAGGGCTTGGAGCAACGATTGCGGTCTCTATTATTTTAATTGCACAGCTTCTTACAGCCGCTGTAGTGGATGCGTTTGGCCTTTTGAATGAAGAAAAAATTCCGTTTACATGGCAGAAGATACTTGGATTAATCTTGATGGTCGGAGGAGTAATGTTATTAAAATACAAACTTCCAACGTAA
- a CDS encoding V-type ATP synthase subunit B, with translation MILDYVGVKEINGSLIVLDDVPNISFDEMVTIQLENGTQRQGRVVQMEGSRVVIQVFEGTRGISLTNTRTRLTGHPMEMALSPEILGRVFNGAGRPIDGLGDIFPVKCADINGTPINPVSRKYPQNYINTGISSIDVLTTLIRGQKLPIFSGSGMKHNELAVQIARQAKITDKGGEDSFAIVFAAMGVTNDVAEYFHRSFEESGVLGKVVMFLNLASDPIIERTLCPRCALTVAEYLAFELGMHILVIMTDMTSYAEALREFSSSKGEIPGRKGFPGYLYSDFASLYERAGMIKDKPGSVTQLPILTMPNDDVTHPVPDLTGYITEGQISLDRSLDASGIYPPVSVLPSLSRLMKDGIGKGFTREDHPALANQLFASYAKVNDARSLASVIGEEELSPIDKDYMKFGNLFEHRFLRQGFHENRTLAQSLDLGWRLLATLPRSELDRVDDDLLDRYYEKAKKEIEKQKAEQENAKQMGTDSTDLNFDQTTVGGK, from the coding sequence ATGATTTTGGATTATGTTGGAGTCAAAGAAATCAACGGTTCCCTGATCGTTCTGGATGACGTCCCGAATATTTCCTTTGATGAAATGGTAACCATTCAGCTCGAAAACGGTACCCAGCGCCAGGGACGTGTTGTTCAGATGGAAGGCTCTCGTGTCGTGATTCAGGTATTTGAAGGAACGCGCGGTATTTCTCTGACAAACACACGCACTCGTCTAACCGGACACCCAATGGAAATGGCGCTGTCTCCCGAAATTCTTGGACGTGTGTTTAATGGAGCCGGCCGCCCTATTGATGGACTCGGCGATATTTTTCCTGTAAAATGCGCTGACATTAACGGTACCCCAATCAATCCCGTCAGTCGAAAATACCCGCAGAACTATATCAATACCGGTATTTCTTCGATTGATGTGCTGACTACCCTGATTCGTGGACAAAAACTGCCGATCTTTTCCGGCTCCGGCATGAAGCATAACGAGCTGGCAGTTCAGATTGCCCGTCAGGCAAAGATTACTGATAAGGGTGGAGAAGATAGCTTCGCAATCGTTTTTGCCGCCATGGGCGTTACAAATGATGTCGCAGAATATTTTCACCGCAGTTTTGAAGAAAGCGGTGTTCTTGGAAAAGTCGTTATGTTTTTAAACCTTGCCAGTGACCCAATTATTGAACGTACTCTTTGTCCAAGATGTGCGCTGACAGTTGCTGAATATTTGGCTTTTGAGCTTGGAATGCACATTCTTGTTATTATGACTGATATGACAAGCTATGCGGAAGCTTTGCGTGAGTTTAGCTCTTCAAAAGGAGAAATTCCAGGAAGAAAAGGCTTCCCTGGTTATTTATACAGCGACTTTGCAAGTCTTTACGAACGTGCAGGCATGATAAAAGACAAACCCGGCAGTGTTACACAGCTACCAATCTTAACTATGCCAAATGATGACGTCACGCACCCAGTCCCTGATTTGACAGGTTATATTACAGAAGGCCAGATTTCTTTGGACCGCAGTTTGGATGCAAGTGGAATCTATCCTCCTGTCAGTGTTCTCCCCAGCCTTTCCCGTCTTATGAAGGACGGTATCGGCAAAGGATTTACCCGTGAAGATCATCCGGCTCTTGCAAATCAGCTTTTTGCAAGCTATGCAAAAGTAAATGATGCACGGTCTTTGGCCAGCGTAATCGGTGAAGAAGAGCTTTCCCCTATTGATAAAGATTATATGAAATTCGGCAATCTCTTCGAACATCGCTTTTTACGGCAGGGATTCCATGAAAATCGGACGCTTGCGCAAAGCCTTGATTTAGGCTGGCGGTTACTTGCAACCCTTCCGCGCAGTGAACTGGATCGTGTAGATGATGATCTTCTCGACCGCTACTACGAAAAAGCCAAAAAGGAAATTGAGAAGCAAAAAGCAGAACAGGAAAACGCAAAGCAAATGGGAACCGACTCTACAGACCTTAATTTCGATCAGACTACAGTGGGAGGGAAATAA
- a CDS encoding aminoacetone oxidase family FAD-binding enzyme, protein MQKIPIVIVGGGASGLFCAVQIAEKLGGKNIVILEAGKRVGTKLLATGNGHCNLTNLRASQEHYHGDVKKAEVLLQKYSPEVVIESFRKMGLLCREEGEGRVYPYSMQASSVLNLLRARLELLGVHECCEFEVVEIQKDADGFLLSSKSNEKIRAQTCILATGGKSSAKFSSGYDLLRQLGHTIGSLKPGLCPIFVCEQQKIRTLKGIRARGMVTLLRKGKVIACTMGEIQFTAQGLSGICIFDLSGKALPGDLISLDLAPEYDVKALKSLAQACDGSLQGVLPKALAACCTPEDCKHLQFTVQKTAPFQNAQITVGGVPLDEIDESCESRKVRNLWILGELLNLNGDCGGFNLHWAWITAMAAAEKISKEGIK, encoded by the coding sequence ATGCAGAAAATTCCAATTGTAATTGTCGGAGGGGGAGCTTCCGGCCTTTTCTGCGCAGTACAAATTGCAGAGAAACTTGGCGGAAAAAATATTGTAATTTTGGAAGCTGGAAAACGGGTTGGCACAAAGTTGCTTGCTACCGGAAATGGACACTGCAATCTTACTAATCTTCGGGCGTCGCAGGAACATTATCATGGAGATGTCAAAAAAGCAGAAGTGCTTTTGCAGAAATATTCTCCCGAAGTCGTTATTGAATCGTTTCGAAAAATGGGGCTTCTTTGTAGAGAAGAGGGAGAAGGGCGTGTTTATCCCTACAGCATGCAGGCTTCTTCCGTTTTGAATCTTCTGCGTGCCCGCCTTGAGTTACTGGGAGTACATGAATGCTGTGAATTTGAAGTGGTTGAAATTCAAAAAGACGCTGATGGGTTTCTTCTCAGTTCGAAAAGTAACGAAAAAATCAGAGCTCAAACCTGTATTTTAGCGACTGGGGGAAAAAGCAGCGCAAAATTTTCTTCCGGATATGATCTGCTGCGGCAGCTTGGCCATACGATTGGCAGCTTGAAACCAGGACTTTGCCCCATTTTTGTTTGTGAACAGCAGAAAATTCGTACACTAAAAGGGATAAGAGCTCGGGGAATGGTGACTCTGCTTCGCAAAGGAAAAGTGATCGCCTGTACGATGGGGGAAATTCAATTTACTGCGCAAGGACTTTCCGGAATCTGTATTTTTGATCTTTCCGGGAAAGCTTTGCCGGGGGATCTTATTTCGTTGGATCTAGCACCGGAATATGATGTAAAGGCTTTAAAATCATTAGCACAAGCGTGTGATGGTTCTTTGCAGGGCGTTTTACCCAAGGCATTGGCTGCCTGTTGTACGCCCGAAGACTGTAAACATTTGCAGTTTACAGTACAAAAGACAGCACCGTTTCAGAATGCACAGATTACAGTCGGCGGGGTTCCACTAGATGAAATTGATGAATCCTGTGAGTCACGTAAAGTTCGGAACCTCTGGATTTTGGGAGAGCTTTTAAATCTAAATGGAGACTGTGGTGGCTTTAATCTGCATTGGGCATGGATTACTGCGATGGCGGCAGCCGAAAAAATCAGCAAGGAGGGAATCAAATGA
- a CDS encoding AbrB/MazE/SpoVT family DNA-binding domain-containing protein yields MKSFSKMLDDKYMGSVKVGPKGQIVIPKEARDMFGIEPGDTLLLLADKERGIAIPQKKDYDQLFKNLFSLEHGIPEEK; encoded by the coding sequence ATGAAAAGTTTTTCAAAAATGCTTGATGATAAATATATGGGGTCTGTTAAAGTTGGGCCTAAGGGGCAAATTGTTATTCCAAAAGAAGCACGGGATATGTTTGGAATTGAGCCTGGAGATACATTGCTGCTGCTTGCTGATAAAGAGCGTGGAATCGCAATTCCACAGAAAAAAGATTATGATCAGCTTTTTAAAAATTTATTTTCACTTGAACACGGAATACCAGAAGAAAAATAA